A single region of the Podospora pseudopauciseta strain CBS 411.78 chromosome 1, whole genome shotgun sequence genome encodes:
- a CDS encoding hypothetical protein (COG:O; EggNog:ENOG503P34E) — translation MADQQQVILFDLPSQPPCKAWSLNPWKTRLLLNFKNIPYKTEWLEYPDIAPRLSPHLPPNEEGSAYTIPTVILPSGKYVTDSKVIAEQLQALYPTPHIDLASPYQAKMEELMPQLMKSFRPVYLPLIPKSLLNEKSRPYWYDTRGKLLGMEVDDFGRENGGEKTWGKVEPVVKAVTALMKENPNGPFFEGKQVVYADLVWGAFLIFLKRMGQGVFDEMLKRSGDKAVHEALLEGLEKWTDRDDH, via the exons ATGGCGGACCAACAACAAGTTATTCTCTTTGACCTTCCCAGCCAGCCCCCTTGCAAGGCTTGGTCATTGAACCCCTGGAAAA cccgcctcctcctcaacttcaaGAATATCCCCTACAAGACAGAATGGCTCGAGTATCCCGACATCGCTCCCCGTCTCTCCCCTCA CCTGCCGCCTAACGAGGAAGGATCAGCCTACACCATTCCCAccgtcatcctcccctcgGGCAAATACGTGACCGACAGCAAGGTCATTGCTGAGCAGCTCCAGGCCCTCTACCCCACCCCGCACATCGACCTCGCCTCTCCTTACCAAGCCAAAATGGAAGAACTCATGCCGCAGCTTATGAAGAGCTTCAGGCCAGTCTACCTGCCGCTCATTCCCAAAAGCTTGTTGAACGAGAAGAGCCGGCCGTATTGGTATGACACGCGAGGCAAGCTGTTGGGaatggaggtggatgatTTTGGCAGGGAGAATGGCGGGGAGAAGACATGGGGGAAGGTTGAGCCAGTTGTGAAGGCTGTCACGGCGTTGATGAAAGAGAATCCAAATGGGCCGTTTTTTGAGGGGAAACAGGTGGTGTATGCGGATCTTGTGTGGGGGGCATTTCTGATTTTCTTGAAGAGGATGGGTCAGGGGGTGTTTGACGAGATGCTGAAGAGGAGTGGTGATAAGGCGGTGCACGAGGCGCtcttggaggggttggagaagtgGACTGATAGGGATGACCACTGA
- a CDS encoding hypothetical protein (EggNog:ENOG503P3NC) encodes MDDPADTCWSWPHWKFGLRRDDLFTKLHDQYNTVPLPLLDPVAFHHDVAEISNEASSADEFHSLLRQRKQQRMRELNDCFESAAFEIIANPSLIGEDQWQHAVQLFRTKSFDSLVRYFACYLPPDHPWYKGSSSSSEVDSSVDSLAPSQGSLFDDDDGGLVPMTDEPFEFSTDLDDSILPPSPRSMTMCSDSSVDSPIDHHRDYETPSRTLSYSESEPDCCDLAGSVSHTHHDEPSPRSESADMESPAASTVAGTSAAERGGVEAEATSFTDRVRKAVQPFVVDIDNADMATPKAEGQVFFDRKTTATTLSHRRHRSLSPLRSHPLVDHEVDDLFHRDPRSAAQCMGTRWKRDCSPVQRKRKGPAGSLTRIQKPSSDALRPKPRGRRFCES; translated from the coding sequence ATGGACGATCCCGCCGACACATGTTGGAGCTGGCCCCATTGGAAGTTTGGGTTGAGGAGAGATGACCTCTTCACCAAGCTCCACGATCAATACAACACGgtgcccctgcccctcctcgacCCTGTGGCTTTTCACCACGATGTGGCCGAAATCTCCAACGAAGCAAGTTCGGCCGACGAGTTCCACAGTCTACTCCGCCAACGCAAGCAACAGCGCATGCGAGAACTGAATGATTGCTTCGAGTCAGCGGCATTCGAGATCATTGCCAACCCTTCTCTAATCGGTGAAGACCAGTGGCAGCACGCAGTTCAGCTCTTTCGAACCAAGAGTTTTGACTCTCTCGTCCGATACTTTGCGTGCTATCTTCCCCCCGACCACCCGTGGTATAAGGgttcgtcctcctcttccgaggTGGACAGCAGCGTTGACTCGCTTGCGCCCTCCCAAGGCTCTCTctttgatgacgatgatggcggtCTTGTGCCCATGACCGACGAGCCCTTTGAGTTCTCGACCGACCTCGACGATTCAATActtcctccctcgcctcgTTCTATGACGATGTGTTCAGATTCATCCGTCGATTCGCCGATCGATCATCATCGCGACTACGAGACACCATCACGAACCCTCTCATACTCCGAGTCCGAACCCGATTGCTGCGATCTTGCCGGATCGGTTTCTCACACACATCATGATGAGCCCAGCCCACGGTCCGAGTCTGCTGACATGGAATCGCCAGCGGCTTCCACCGTCGCCGGCACCTCAGCAGCTGAGAGGGGTGGCGTTGAGGCCGAAGCGACCTCGTTCACTGACCGCGTCCGGAAGGCAGTACAACCCTTCGTGGTGGATATCGATAATGCCGATATGGCCACACCAAAAGCAGAAGGGCAGGTCTTCTTTGATAGgaagacaacagcaacaaccctaTCTCATCGACGGCACCGCAGTCTCTCTCCATTACGATCTCATCCTCTTGTTGATCATGAAGTCGATGATTTATTTCATCGCGATCCAAGAAGTGCAGCTCAGTGTATGGGCacaaggtggaagagggacTGCAGTCCGGTTCAGCGAAAGCGTAAGGGCCCGGCAGGGTCGCTTACTCGCATACAAAAGCCATCGTCAGATGCCCTTCGGCCAAAGCCAAGAGGACGAAGATTCTGCGAGAGCTGA
- a CDS encoding hypothetical protein (EggNog:ENOG503NW10; COG:C): MPVVQSAYDPKEMKFRYLGNTGLQVSLFSLGGWLTYGGTQKGEIVKKILQTAWDHGIQTFDTAETYANGESEVEMGQALKELAWPRDEYVLTTKVFFGTGRKEPNTRGLSRKHIVEGLKSSLARLQQPYVDVVFAHRPDPTVPMLEIVEAFTQVIRNLNLAYYWGTSEWSAAQITDAIRLAEKHNLIAPVVEQPQYNAFHRERFEVEYADLYKHHGYGTTIWSPLASGILTGKYNDGIPEDSRFATNKAFFENTVKELKSEAGQAKIEKVRKLTKIAERLGGSVSQLALAWAASNPNVSTVILGATKIEQLEDNIGALKLLEKLTPDVLEEIEGVLDNKPPGPNTFGRQRKL; this comes from the exons ATGCCTGTTGTACAAAGCGCCTATGATCCCAAGGAAATGAAGTTCCGGTACCTTGGGAACACCGGGTTGCAGGTTTCTCTTTTCTCGCTTGGCGGGTGGCTCACATACGGCGGCACCCAGAAGGGAGAGATTGTAAAGAAGATTCTCCAGACTGCTTGGGATCACGGTATT CAAACCTTCGACACGGCCGAGACATATGCAAATGGCGAGTCTGAAGTCGAGATGGGACAAGCTCTCAAGGAGCTCGCCTGGCCCCGCGATGAGTAcgtcctcaccaccaaggtCTTCTTCGGTACTGGTCGCAAGGAGCCAAACACCCGCGGTCTCTCCCGCAAGCACATCGTCGAGGGTCTCAAGTCGTCACTTGCCCGCCTCCAGCAGCCCTACGTCGATGTCGTCTTTGCCCACCGCCCCGATCCCACCGTTCCCATGCTCGAGATCGTCGAGGCCTTCACCCAGGTGATCCGCAACCTCAACTTGGCCTATTACTGGGGCACCTCTGAGTGGTCCGCCGCTCAGATCACCGATGCCATCAGATTGGCCGAGAAGCACAACCTCATCGCCCCCGTTGTCGAGCAGCCACAATACAACGCCTTCCACCGCGAGCGCTTCGAGGTCGAGTACGCGGATCTGTACAAGCACCACGGCTACGGCACCACCATCTGGTCCCCTCTTGCCAGCGGCATCCTCACTGGCAAGTACAATGATGGCATCCCCGAGGACTCGCGTTTTGCCACCAACAAGGCCTTCTTTGAGAATACtgtcaaggagctcaagagcGAGGCTGGGCAGGCCAAGATTGAAAAGGTGCGCAAGTTGACCAAGATTGCGGAGCGTCTTGGAGGCAGTGTGTCACAGCTGGCGCTTGCTTGGGCTGCCTCGAACCCCAATGTTAGCACGGTTATCTTGGGTGCTACCAAGATTGAGCAGTTGGAGGACAACATCGGTGCGTTGAAGCTGCTGGAGAAGCTAACGCCTGATGTGTTAGAGGAGATTGAGGGCGTGTTGGACAATAAGCCCCCAGGGCCTAACACCTTTGGTAGACAAAGGAAGTTGTAA
- a CDS encoding hypothetical protein (EggNog:ENOG503P690), with translation MALTTALALLASAQVATAHFGIEYPTWRDNTLGSASTSNYSQWEYPCAGVPGDLGNVTDWPLDGGSLVLDLHHEWTYIFVNLGLGENVANFNYSLTDPFLNSTGNGTLCIPKVTLPANLPIQDGSLASIQVVTLGEKGQSLYNCADIRFRQNATVLSGDACKTSEGVSAAAIEIGGTKTAGSTVVGVNVGVLAIVAALTGLFVFGLSV, from the exons ATggccctcaccaccgctctCGCCTTGTTGGCATCCGCTCAGGTCGCCACCGCCCACTTCGGCATCGAGTACCCTACTTGGAGAGACAACACCCTAGGCAGCGCCTCCACAAGCAACTACTCCCAGTGGGAATATCCAT GCGCCGGTGTCCCTGGTGACCTCGGCAACGTGACTGACTGGCCCCTTGACGGCGGCTCCCTAGTTCTCGATCTGCACCACGAGTGGACATATATCTTTGtcaacctcggcctcggtgaGAACGTGGCCAACTTCAACTACAGTCTGACCGACCCGTTCCTCAACTCGACAGGCAATGGCACTTTGTGCATCCCCAAGGTGACTCTCCCGGCCAACTTGCCAATTCAGGATGGGTCACTCGCAAGCATTCAGGTTGTGACGCTGGGCGAAAAAGGCCAGTCATTGTACAACTGTGCCGATATCCGGTTCAGGCAAAACGCGACAGTGTTGAGTGGTGATGCTTGCAAAACTTCAGAAGGAGTGTCGGCGGCAGCTATTGAAATAGGGGGCACAAAGACTGCTGGGTCGACCGTTGTTGGTGTCAATGTTGGCGTATTGGCCATTGTGGCCGCGCTGACTGGTCTATTTGTATTCGGTTTAAGCGTATAA
- a CDS encoding hypothetical protein (EggNog:ENOG503PHJ1), with the protein MAPSHSEVSNRPKNENDHLETGQQIAHGSAGDQNLSPKVARADKQAPAPEHEHGAGIPGMNASGGSSQGLSTGPNAGQGKGPLKP; encoded by the exons ATGGCTCCCTCCCACAGCGAAGTATCCAACCGTCCCAAGAACGAGAACGACCACCTCGAGACAGGTCAGCAAATTGCCCACGGCTCCGCCGGCGACCAGAAT CTCTCCCCGAAGGTCGCCCGTGCAGATAAGCAGGCTCCTGCACCTGAACACGAGCATGGGGCCGGAATTCCGGGTATGAATGCCAGTGGAGGCTCCAGTCAGGGGCTGTCGACGGGGCCGAATGCTGGTCAAGGGAAGGGACCGCTGAAGCCTTGA
- a CDS encoding hypothetical protein (COG:D; EggNog:ENOG503PC6M), whose amino-acid sequence MITPKAVAAAAAADSRGFSQASEQKTQPFSQSEIQARLARSRMEEDRSMSSTVPLDNLVVPQDRDIRILMRPLARGRSVSPGNHENCEWLALHAEVTDGGDDTNHSVLAVTQTHRDIKFSVRVPGQRRNDELWCELYFVPHSNELVLLNRSEVPFKLYRVSQQVPGSPREHFELKPNFTRALAPGTWRIKIDDADILDFRVLEKRAAKARLLSSSSVSDLSTIDGQLVPVTRKRSFDDDDDDEPATPEKNEKRMRPSEPEDKNEDGVIMFLPATTNPLVFPLPGTGKEISTSDGHPLLDLESDDVVEIPGVKLPRGGEIDEYTIAKRDQIATSSLSTVFTADHSDVPDGVIVVKVLKTRTNALPNNEAAIAKNVIRQADIWLRELQYQENLEHKSIVRLYGGDARFLSLYMEHVDARDLTAKGTWRVASTDMFNGDRSDASRILRDIASALHYIHSKGLVHNDIKPGNILYSRDRGAVLCDLGLSTKARDPVAAGTPWYVPPEFIGLRQRGPASDVWALGVTMLYVLGKITWPDVRANQRHPRHLYWIIAKLNSRDRGPQKEAVSRMREWLGEVTSARNSLDTQDKLERLVHGMLSPNPKERATIKDIAGHFLAEQVTER is encoded by the coding sequence ATGATTACCCCCAAGGCGGtcgcggcggcagcggcggccgATTCAAGGGGATTCTCGCAGGCTTCCGAGCAAAAGACCCAACCATTTTCACAATCCGAAATCCAAGCCCGTCTGGCTCGTTCCAGGATGGAGGAAGACCGCTCCATGTCTAGCACAGTTCCGCTGGACAATTTGGTGGTTCCCCAGGACAGAGATATCCGCATTCTAATGAGGCCCTTGGCGCGGGGTCGGTCCGTCAGTCCAGGCAACCACGAGAACTGCGAATGGCTCGCCCTGCACGCAGAGGTGAcggatggcggcgatgacaCGAACCACAGCGTTTTGGCTGTCACGCAAACCCACAGGGACATCAAGTTTTCTGTCCGCGTTCCTGGCCAACGGCGCAACGACGAGCTCTGGTGCGAGCTGTACTTTGTTCCACACAGCAACGAACTAGTACTCCTTAACCGCTCCGAGGTGCCGTTCAAGCTATACCGTGTGTCACAGCAAGTGCCGGGCAGCCCCCGGGAGCACTTTGAACTCAAGCCTAATTTCACCAGGGCCCTCGCGCCGGGCACCTGGCGGATCAAAATCGACGACGCCGACATCCTGGACTTTCGTGTCCTGGAGAAGCGTGCGGCGAAGGCGCGCCTGCTCTCAAGCTCTTCAGTCTCGGATCTCTCGACCATCGACGGCCAGCTGGTACCCGTGACTAGGAAGCGGTCTtttgacgacgatgacgatgacgagccTGCCACCCCTGAAAAGAACGAGAAGAGAATGCGTCCATCGGAGCCCGAGGATAAGAATGAGGACGGGGTCATAATGTTTCTTCCGGCCACAACCAACCCACTGGTCTTTCCGCTACCTGGGACTGGCAAAGAGATTTCTACATCCGACGGCCACCCCCTCTTGGACCTAGAGTCTGACGACGTCGTTGAGATTCCTGGCGTCAAGCTCCCAAGGGGCGGCGAGATTGACGAATACACCATCGCCAAGAGGGATCAGATCGCTACATCCAGTCTCTCTACTGTGTTTACTGCTGACCACTCTGATGTCCCAGATGGGGTCATTGTTGTCAAAGTCTTGAAGACACGGACCAACGCATTGCCCAATAACGAAGCCGCCATTGCCAAGAACGTGATCCGACAGGCCGACATCTGGCTTCGAGAGCTTCAGTACCAGGAAAATCTCGAGCACAAGAGCATTGTGCGGTTgtatggtggtgatgcccgGTTTCTGTCCCTCTATATGGAGCATGTCGATGCGCGCGACCTCACCGCTAAGGGCACGTGGCGTGTTGCCAGTACAGACATGTTCAATGGCGATCGGTCAGACGCTTCCCGCATCCTGCGCGACATTGCAAGTGCTCTGCACTACATTCACAGCAAAGGCTTGGTGCATAACGACATCAAGCCAGGCAACATCTTGTACAGCAGGGACCGCGGAGCCGTACTGTGTGATCTGGGCTTGTCGACCAAAGCCCGCGACCCAGTTGCAGCTGGCACACCATGGTACGTCCCACCCGAGTTTATCGGTTTGAGGCAGCGCGGGCCCGCAAGTGATGTCTGGGCGCTGGGCGTGACAATGCTCTACGTCTTGGGCAAGATCACTTGGCCTGATGTTCGGGCCAACCAACGGCACCCGCGCCATTTGTACTGGATAATTGCGAAGCTCAACTCACGAGATCGCGGTCCTCAAAAGGAGGCCGTATCCAGGATGCGCGAGTGGCTCGGCGAGGTTACGAGTGCCCGCAACAGCCTGGACACACAAGACAAGCTTGAAAGGCTTGTTCATGGCATGTTATCACCGAACCCCAAGGAAAGAGCCACAATCAAGGACATCGCTGGCCACTTTCTTGCTGAGCAAGTGACCGAAAGATAG
- a CDS encoding hypothetical protein (EggNog:ENOG503PYIR), whose translation MAITLSWRHAVLASTLLFGQAVQAVPAPQDGAVVVTVTSEAVVVTETAVAETTAAETVAETTAVEETEVVVTETPTATEEIEEIISTITEATATATPVVIVNGTEPARGKKNNNNNNNRGKGKNNSNIRLQDLLQLIGGGNANINDLLRLIGIGGNGLNLGAGNNNLNLGGLLNLIGGGRVNRVVRVDDSDDELDIDDVDDILELLLGQVLRGNGNGNGNAQLNQLLQLVTGQLQGQGQNVNRGQLNQLLGLLVGQAQGKGKGNANGAINDLLRLVGAGAQQLQVGKGKGKGNAAVVLARQAPEGKGKGKGKGKGKGKNNGNDTDTDSDTDGIDSDTDGEDSDSDSDNGRGRIGKRSMRNGQRFYRL comes from the coding sequence ATGGCCATCACATTGTCCTGGAGACACGCCGTTCTGGCATCCACTCTTTTGTTCGGTCAAGCAGTTCAGGCTGTCCCTGCTCCTCAGGatggtgctgttgttgttacTGTCACATCCGAGGCTGTGGTGGTCACCGAGACCGCGGTGGCCGAGACGACCGCCGCCGAGACCGTCGCCGAGACCACAGCTGTTGAGGAGACAGAGGTGGTAGTAACCGAGACTCCTACCGCAACCGAGGAGATCGAGGAGatcatctccaccatcaccgaggcAACCGCTACAGCCACGCCTGTTGTTATCGTCAACGGCACCGAGCCTGCAAGGGgaaagaagaacaacaacaataacaacaataGAGGCAAGGGCAAGAATAACAGCAACATCCGTCTTCAGGATCTGCTCCAGCTTATTGGAGGAGGCAATGCCAACATCAACGATCTCTTGAGGCTCATCGGAATCGGAGGGAATGGCCTCAACCTCGGCgccggcaacaacaacctgaACCTTGGCGGACTTCTCAACTTGattggcggcggcagagtCAACCGTGTCGTGCGGGTCGATGACTCCGACGACGAGCTTGATATCGATGACGTCGATGACATCCTGGAGCTGCTCCTCGGCCAGGTCCTCAgaggcaacggcaacggcaacggtaACGCTCAGctcaaccagctcctccagcttgtcACTGGTCAGCTCCAGGGCCAGGGCCAAAACGTCAACAGAGGCCAGCTCAACCAGCTTTTGGGCTTACTTGTTGGTCAGGCtcagggcaagggcaagggcaatgCTAATGGTGCTATCAATGACCTTCTCAGACTCGTTGGTGCCGGTGCCCAACAGCTTCAAGttggcaagggcaagggcaagggtaATGCCGCTGTTGTTCTTGCGCGTCAGGCACCCGAGGGCAAGGGTAAGggcaagggaaagggaaagggaaagggaaagaacaACGGAAacgacaccgacaccgacTCCGACACTGACGGCATCGACTCTGACACTGATGGCGAGGACTCTGACAGCGACTCTGACAATGGCAGAGGCCGCATTGGAAAGAGGTCGATGAGAAACGGGCAGAGATTTTACCGTCTCTAA
- a CDS encoding hypothetical protein (COG:S; EggNog:ENOG503PBJ9) → MLWVDAICIDQGNIAEKNTQVPLMSTIYSHAAVLVWFGTGNQSTDQVMGLRQELAVRDATIPAAQHYKDMSDSLQQMKIHLASRSIFDVIMGMSNILFAPGSGERGSFRSLPCLVSPR, encoded by the coding sequence ATGCTGTGGGTAGACGCTATTTGCATCGACCAGGGGAATATCGCCGAAAAGAATACACAGGTGCCACTCATGTCAACAATCTACTCTCATGCAGCTGTCCTAGTCTGGTTTGGGACAGGGAACCAATCTACCGACCAAGTCATGGGTTTGAGACAGGAGTTGGCCGTTCGAGATGCAACTATCCCGGCTGCCCAACATTACAAAGACATGTCGGATTCATTACAGCAGATGAAGATTCATTTGGCCTCACGTTCAATCTTTGATGTAATAATGGGCATGTCCAACATCCTTTTTGCCCCTGGTTCCGGAGAACGTGGATCCTTCAGGAGTTTACCCTGCCTAGTAAGCCCCCGTTGA
- a CDS encoding hypothetical protein (COG:S; EggNog:ENOG503NX89), whose translation MSYHNNNNNQGSNVQGEAASYYAAAAQQTQQHYQGSNQQHGDQQERGFLGAVGGGIAGGFGGNKIGGKTGHSKLSTVLGAVAGAVAGHKLQDGVEDWKDKKDEEKEKKKKEEEDRIRREEEEKRKREEDEKRRKEDDDRRRRDDEDRKRRDEEDRRRREEEDRRRASQPQQHQQHHHSNQPRDHGVSHGGNFSGSAKDIRLDAHGEFMLHCECRRLDGSYQPTSISLNKIIENSNGNFRWTSGGANINSCGNKPSSVTVQPGDTLRDIAQRHGTNWQELAKINCLQNPDLIHPGQVIKLPGGGSQGGQAGGNFGSSARNVRLEDCGKRLVAELRRGDGCWVSSSLNLDERIGNANGTLQFK comes from the coding sequence ATGAGctaccacaacaacaacaacaaccagggCAGCAATGTCCAGGGCGAAGCTGCCTCTTACTAcgccgctgctgcccaaCAGACCCAACAGCACTACCAAGGCAGCAACCAACAACATGGCGATCAACAGGAGCGTGGCTTCCTCGGCgccgttggtggtggtatcgCCGGTGGTTTCGGTGGTAACAAGATTGGCGGCAAGACCGGCCATAGCAAGCTGAGCACCGTCCTCGGCGCTGTTGCCGGTGCAGTTGCCGGCCACAAGCTGCAGGACGGTGTTGAGGACtggaaggacaagaaggacgaagagaaggagaagaagaagaaggaggaagaggacagGATCCGccgcgaggaggaggagaagaggaagagagaggaggacgagaagagacggaaggaggatgacgacagaaggaggagagatgACGAGGACCGCAAGCGcagggacgaggaggacaggcgcagaagagaggaggaggaccggAGACGCGCTTCTCAGCCACAgcaacatcagcaacaccatcacaGCAACCAGCCTCGCGATCACGGTGTTAGCCATGGCGGCAACTTCAGTGGTTCCGCCAAAGATATCCGCTTGGACGCCCACGGCGAGTTCATGCTGCACTGCGAGTGCCGCCGTCTTGATGGCTCCTACCAGCCCACCAGCATCAGCCTGAACAAGATCATCGAGAACAGCAACGGCAACTTCCGCTGGACTTCTGGCggcgccaacatcaacagtTGCGGCAACAAGCCCAGCAGCGTGACTGTTCAGCCCGGCGACACCCTCCGCGACATTGCCCAGCGTCACGGTACCAACTGGCaagagctggccaagatcaacTGCCTCCAGAACCCCGATTTGATCCACCCCGGTCAAGTGATCAAGCTTCCTGGAGGTGGTAGCCAGGGCGGCCAGGCTGGCGGCAACTTTGGTTCTTCGGCGAGAAATGTGCGCCTTGAGGACTGCGGCAAGAGACTGGTTGCTGAGCTTCGCAGAGGTGATGGCTGCTGGGTCAGCAGCTCCCTCAATCTGGATGAGCGGATAGGAAACGCCAACGGTACTCTACAGTTCAAGtag